tggcgtggtacaccggtcagataaccagtccaccgctatgccactcaaaaattcgctcgcaggcgtttaactataactctgttcacactgcacaataagtgtggcagccaacacagtgaactacacttaatcgcaaggactcagtatagagtcacactcaaattcgctctcgacagaggtgctctccctgtgaagtactgaggagagacttgttcctcgctcttttcagtacacgtacgagagcgcacgctctcgttacgtgttctctctTCTAGAGCGGCAGACgtgtcagtctcttccattactccttcagctcaaggcgtcatgaATATCGTCCGCCAATCGGCatggctcttctaaaacgggagaatgtcgtttcgtttaagacgaccaatccggaaatctgtagcatcggcgtttggcgtttgctgtctccttgtgaaaaacctctgaaactgtgtgctatgtttgtaaagaatgcgtaggctgggcgctcccacacagtgtagcggaatttgcttttaatctgaacacggggtcgttcttcctttcactcgggcaaacgctgtccgcttcACGGGCGGCCATCAGCTGATGTAGGTAgtcccctgtgaaaacctctgaagggaccagcctcctgacgtgcggtgtttgcctctcccaaactaaaagcttttgtgactgttgtgtcttgaatgtgtgtgtgtgtatgccagcttcgagtatctcaaccccagtgcgcacttgttatttgcgtatcatttacatgaattcgtacaacattgactttatcttatcgagtttgggtttgaatgaagcgtcttgatgtggataatgtgattgtgagggcggaatatgtaagcaatgaaggtcaggagaccacgacgtcttacagcccTTACACcggcatttgggacttcagtggtgtcaagagagtgtTCATTGTGTTAGCCGGTTCTGATTCtgtgccggtgatggccgtgtgttgtttaggagaaggccagttgagggcaagCGACCAACCAGTCATCGTGCTGGACAcacgggacctacacctggagctacggtTTGGAATGCAATTTCGTGTCACAGCTGGAGCACTCGTGTAGTTATCCCATACACCCTTATGCAAAATTTGTGCGTAAATGTGTAGTTTCGACCTGTTGCGGTGCCATTCGTGAATAGTGTCCCAGGGGGAGTTTTCCAACATGATGCTGCTCGCTCActtacggctgttgtaacccaacatgctatacagTGCCCACTCACTCTCTCGGCCTATTGTGTCTCCAATTTGTCTGTTAGAGCTTTCTTGTctgaatgtatgtgggctccagcgtaagcagtcagaatcttataccatctgcaacgtgcgacctgtgtcctgcagacgtgctTCGTGACCATAAGGCGTGACTGTAGCGTCTGAAAGTGGCGGAGAGCGCTTACagtgtagttacattctctggaactattaATATTAATAACTGGTCTAGAAATAGTCCGAcaaacttcatattaggtacatagccttctaaaggaacaatctgtcaaaatctgaagtcaataacggttataatttggaagttacaaaaagAGTCATTaaaaaacgtaactatccgacatttaaaaaactaaattgttagtacgctatttaggtttttatattgataacgccacgtagcgctctgtatgaaaacactaactgtgctgtgatcagcctgtggctggtttgtattgttgaattattcgctattgtagtgttgggcagttggatgtgagccgccagcagtggtggatgtggggagagagagggcagaattttgagagcggacgatctggacatgtttccaccggagagagtaaatttgtaatactgtgtttcatgaaatgatgtgtgtgtgtgtgtgtgatgactttagaatattattaaggtaaatacattgtttgttctctatcaaaatctttcatttgctaaccatgcccatcagtagtcagtgccttcagtagttagaatcttttatttagctggcagtattggcgctcgctgtattgcagtagtccgagtaacgaagattttttgaggtaagtgattcatgaaaggtataggttaatgttagtcagggccattcttttgtagggactattgaaagtcagattgcgttgcactaaaaatattgtgtgacattttagtgttgatcagaataagtaaagagagaagtgtctgagtacgttcagttctgctcagctgtttaaaaatcaaataacgtaagaggtttatcagcatagtaattcacaaatttttctaaggggatgtttcaaaatcacTAACTGTGACTATTCGAAAAGATATGAACACCTTCAGTgcttagattcaaatttggaaagttctcattttagaaaacctttcgtaattttgctctAGTAATAgctttaagaatttcaagtagatatttatgttttgtgttagggcgggtgtgaaagagagtacttgtgtgagtgtatgcgggacattcgccaatattaaattttcagtttgtaattctctacaggaacttgccagtgttccagctttgtgtcgtgggagcgaatccaccagtggttcccgTGCTAGTGGATGGCGGATGTCCAGGCATGTTTGgatatgtaagagacagccagaacgttcgcgattaTATAGTTAAATTCCTAGACGTTAAGTGCagcttaaaatttatttcatttcatttgtttaacaagggagttttgagttgtttattttaatgatgtcaatgagctgagagcagtggttggttctttcTAGATTTTGGCACGACCCGCGCCCTGAAAGTCAgctctgattggccgtaattctgtacagccaataagaagggAGACGGTTTTGCCACCTTATGTATGAGATagaggtgcttgtagaggcagagagaagaaCGGAGTGGTGGACTAATTTTCGAAGGAGCtggtcatgctgaaagtgtccgaacgcactatgtgcaaaatgaagtgatattgtgacttccgcgtttcggtacagCGATAAATGTAtctggtgtttaccattaactatttgtgaaattttaagagtcgagagatattttgttctggagaaaatcgcgtgtgtaaactttgaactaaaagtgtggcggtacaaagtaaattttttttttactgagtatttatgacgagctaaaactttatttaaagacaaccaatgagtgccgagtgcaaaagtaaatagcagtttattgcctgtgttactctcgtaaatgatttcggaattggataggaaaagttctggctgtttgagtgtgacgaggactgtgaacagtaacttcaatgatttgaacacattgggctgatgatcttgcttaatgtcaataaaaaaatcttaatggaagtttaaaaggacctttgaacttagaaattttaacagcaatccgtttccgatttattctttagagttcacaagactatattcagctttttgtacttatagcggccGTCGACGTGTAGTtacgaaatctcagtttcttcaacattgctttcctgagatctcttaaggggggtaggatgtcaaacgggccgacttggaggaggagaagcgtcacaggacattttaatttccactgtctatacttttacaaataaattcataaaactttgtcagcatgaccaggaaagattcagaataaacactcatagcagtgtaagttcgaaaacataacaaaataaattttttacacgtaaaagttcatcttttttctctcttactaatgacagcatttgttgctataggtacacttttcttcataagtaagagagattcttcgatgaattttccacagcatgcaaaccatactcaaaggtgtacgaaactctataattttacaaatctattaaaaactgtgctaaaaattgaggtaattaactagaaaatttgtgttttttttctaaaaaaattaaaatataacagctcattcgttttttcataaattatatgtaaattctagagtttcatacacctgtaagcatggtttgtatgctgtgcagaattaatcgatgaatctctctaacttatgaagaaaagtgtacctatagcaacaaatggagccattagtaagtgaaagaatgattaaatttcacacgtaaaaaaatttattttgttatgttttcgatcttccactgcaacgagtgtgaatcttgaatccttcctggtgatgttgacaaagttttatcaatttatttgttaaagtatagacagtagaaattaaaatgtcctgtgatacctctcctgatccaagtcgccccgtttgacgtcctacccccttaagtagctgcagtcaggagttacgttTGCGGATCTGCAGCAGTTTCGAGGTAGGTGaacaatttatgttgcagaaccgccgtcgatgtgcgAAAGAGAGCGTTACGTCGCAATGGGACGTCATCtataaccagcattaactgtccctgtgttgTCCGAACAAGTGAAATAGGCACCGAATTCTGTCAAACAAACAGCCATCCGGCACCTGTAGAGCGCAACGCACGCACCTTTGCATccttgcaatcaacattctggcggctacaccgattattaatgtatcagaatttcacatttgcggtGGCCACCTTGCACTTTAATTTACCCTGAGATCTTGCAATACTGAGCACTTAAATATGTGACCTAGGCAaatatattccctaaatttcaatattctacgttaattattttttgaagttgCGATTTTTCTCCGTTAGTGTCGATATCTGCAATCTTCGTTCAGGAaggcagttctgttctggctgcgaGCTAGTTTCAGTCATTAACGTGTTTCAAGTCTAAATATAGTACTTCACTGACCAACCTAACTTAAGAACTTGACTGTGGTTTCTACGTGACAATACCAGAGCCGTTTAACAACTGCTAAAACTATTTCTCTATCTGAAAACTTTCCCTTCTTTTGGAACTATTCGATATTGCCACAAATTGGTTTTTTGCGGTGCTGAACACGCCATCTATTTCACAGTATGGTGACAACAGGAAAGATTCTACTGTGCAGCACAGTGCAGCAATTACTATACCGTAAACCATTCGGCAGCTTGTGGAACAGGCTCTTCTCTGCTGCAGATGGGTTGGAGGAGATACTGGACAGCGTGCTGTCCTTGTTTCGGCCGAAGGAAGACGATGCAGGGGCATCGACGGCTGGTCGAGTTGGAGCAGGTCACCAAAGCTCCGAAGGTGAGCACCACTCCGTTTCCTGACGACGTACAACACAGCAGTagcacccacacgcacacacacacgcacacacacacgcacacacacacacacacacacacacacacacacaccatgtgctcACTAACGGACGTCACTGACTTACGAAaatttagatgaacatcaacaaaagcaaaacgaggataatggaatgtagtcgaattaagtcgggtgatgctgagggaataagataataaaatgagacacttaaattagtaaaggagttctgctatttgaggagcaaaataactgatgatggtctaagtagagaggatataaaatgtagactggcaatggcaaggaaaccgtttctgaagaagagaaatttgttaacaccgagtatagatttaagtgtcaggaaatcgtttcgaaagtatttgtatggagtgaagccatgtatggaagtgaaatatggacgatatatggtttggacaagaagagaatagaagctttcgaaatgtggtgctacagaagaatgctgaagattagatgggtacatcacgtaattaatgaggaagtaatgaatagaaatggggagaagaggagtctgtggcacaaattgactagaagaagggatcggttggtaggacatgttctgaggcatcaagggatcaccaatttagtactggagggcagcttggagggcaaaaatcgtagagggagaccaagagatgaatacactaagcagattcagaaggacgtaagctgcagtaggtactgggagatgaagaagcttgcacaggccctCCTCACTTCAAATTTAATTGGTTCGACATCAGGATCGATTCTGTAGCACTTTCCAGTCTATTTTATGTTGGTGTTAAATGGTTTCAGCTATAGATGTAGTCTGTAGTGTTCCTGTGGGTACATACGTTAACTACaaaaattttttctttcctttttgtacagATGCAGTGGGTCGAACATCTGCATTCGCAGGCGGCAGCTGGAGAGTGCACTGGGCTTTTACGTGATGATCTGGTGAGTGGCGTACAGCACTTATCTTAAGCTGACTGTCGTAAATGTCTAATACTCTGCATCCCCAAGCAGTAATGAAACATGGGATATGTTTTGTCAGCTCATTTTTTACCTGCCTTACACAACTGGATAGATTCGATAAttgctgaggaggtactgaaacgaattggacagaaatgagatttatggcacaacttactaAAAGAGATATCTTTTAACGGGACACTTCATGTGGTATCAAGCAATCGTCACTTTGATTCCAAAGCGTCACGACGGTGAGGTGGTTCAAAtaggtgtagcttgcagtagtcgTACACAAATAAAGGAGCTAGCTGTTAAGTATAAATAACTGTGGTCAGATGCCTCAAAACGGTCTTCTGGCtgaaaacaccaaatgaaaaacttTCACCGGAGTACATAAAAACGTCACATCCACTGCTGAACGTGCTGAAAGCAAACACATTACCTGTGTGATCCTTGAATACGCAGTACTGTTCAAAAACACGCCTCCCACAATAACAGGATCAGAAATTGCTCTGATCTGACAATCACTGATCAATTATATCACCCAGTGCAGCGAaaaatactttcttcattaacACACTCATAACACATCCATGGAAACTTCTCacaaaatgaagtaaatagaagTAATCACACCACTCGCGGTTAGCAATAGCTTACAAACAAAGATTGCTTTATCTGATAACAGCAGTGCCACcactgaatcttatcactgacatccttccaTCCTGAATTTAAACCCACACATGATCCTTTCATTTACTTTCGTCATCATTTCGCTGATGGGCAGACTGAATTGTATGGGCGAAAGACTGAGAAACTGAAACATATTCCACTATTTTACATCGTGAAACTCTTTTTGCAGTCTTGCTTCTACAATAATGAGCGACGTCAgaggtgcctctctggtgccttttcctacatcaacatccatacctgacggtgtgtggcggagcgtaccttgagtatctctaccggttctcccttttattccagtctcgtattgttcgtggaaagaaggattgtcggtatgcctctgtgtgggctctaatctctctgattttatcctcatggtctcttcacgagatatatgtaggagggagcaatatactgcttgacccctcggtgaacgtatgttctcgaaactttaacaaaagcccgtaccgagctactgagcgtctctcctgcagcatcttccaccggtgtttatctatcatctccgtaacggtttcgcgattgctaaaggatcctgtaacgaagcacgctgctctccattggatcttctctacctcttctatcaaccctatctggtacgcatcccacactgctgagcagtattcaagcagtgggcgaacaagcctaccgtaacctacttcctttgttttcggattgcatttccttaggattcttccaatgactctcagtctagcaactgctttaccgacgatcaactttatatgttcattccattttaaatcactcctaatgcgtactcccagataatttatggaattacctgcttccagttgctgacctgctatattgtagctaagtgatatgggatctttctttctatgtattcgcagcacctttcCTCAATcaaagctttcttttccattcttcggtgtgCTATACTTGTCAGTCGATTTTTCGGTAGTTCTCGCTCTTATAACCCTTCGGAATTTTGTGTAGTTTGTAGACAAAAAAATCCTTCAATCGAACTTGAAAAGTCGTTTggttttcactttcactcatgattttAGAAATGTAGATATGCAGTCGATGTCTATAGATTTATTTGACCGTATGTGCGTCGAAACTCTGATAAGTGCCATTACTGGACCCCTACGTCTATCATCTCAACATCCATTTCtatccctcgtagaggccttcaatgaactctttccacccattcgctcACTCTGCCCagcgtttaatagtggaattcctgttgcacactTAGTGGCTTATATAGCTGTTTTGCTCTGTTTCGGGGTAATGATTTAATCCTTGCTTAGGAAAAGATGTAGTAATTTGAGGTTTCCATGTTTCAGGTTTCTCCTGCACAAATAATACTTAGTTAAACTTTAAGAGAACTAGTTGAGGAAGATGGAGAGTAGTTTTAGATTATCGGTTAGTGTTCATTGGCTTTGCCTGATGTACTGTTAGTGACTGATATAACAGCATAATAATGCCCTTACATTGTAAATTATTATCATCTTTACAGTCCTCTCTAAAAGTCCTATGTTTGTTACTTCGAGCTGGTGGTGGAATAGTCTGACGAAGACCAAGGCTTATCACTAACAGTTGGTGGTGGAAGTCTTTTCAGCGGATGGTTACTCTGCTTCCAGTACAAACAATTTCCCTCTTCCGAGAACTTTTAACTTAATGCGGCGCTAACCAGTATGTCTTTTCTCAGGGAGTTACAAAACTCACTTCAAGTGCAATTTTTCTCTGTCGTTTCCGTGCATATCCGTTTACAAGTGAGAAACGCCCTTTGAGTTTGCCTTTTCCGGTATCCTGTCAATGCACATTGGATTCACGCTGTCACCTTCGAATATGTTTGGGTCCACCAAACAATAGGTGGTCTCGTTACTGTATGTCACAAACCACTGCAGCTTCTTCTTTGTAATAGTTGGACTTCATTGGAATAGCGTGCACTACTTTTCAGAGGGCAAGTGCCTCCCAAGTTATTTCATATGCTTCACGAGAACAACCACAATCGATACAAACAACGTTACCGCTGGTAGAAAGGTTCCCAAGTATGGTGTCAGATGGTATTTGTAAAGTCACAGTATTACCAAGTAGCCACTGAAGATTTAGGTGGTGTCCCAGAAGACGACGAGCGTTTCCCTCGTAAAAATGCCGAGCTACTTACACCATAAAATCAGATTCTACGCCGGTGAACCATTCAAGCAGGTATCGGCCCATAACAAGTGCGAGCTGTGAGGGTCAATAGATTTAATATTTTGAACTTGCCCACATAACCGTAACTTGTACGTATACATGACCATTACATAAAAAGTGGACACATCTTTAACTGCTGGGATAAACAGTATTAAATATACACGTAAATCGGAATTATATTTTGCATCGCGTTTGCCGTCATCTCCATTATTACCTGAACTCACACGCAACTGAAAAATTCGTACTGAAACATTAAACGCAAATAAGTACACACAAAAAGGTCCCGCATATTACAGCTGCGCCAAACGAACATTAATAATTAgacatcaattatttttaaaattgttctcctTCTACCATAGTTAAAAGAAACAAACTGATAGTTACAGAATTATTCTCGTTATGTACATTGAATACACATATATGATTTTGTGTTCCATGTCTCTTACCGAGCTTTCTGTATTCTGCCAACAGGAGTGGACTCGCCAACACCATCCCGCTCACAGAAGAAGACTAGATGAGAAAACAGATCAGCTCGAGACAATTGCCGTGCCTCCAGCATCAGAACCCGCGACTACTGCCGAATCCCTATCTGAGCCCCCCGATATGCAGTTAGGGATGGATGCTAGACCACCAGCACCCTCAGTGGCATCTCTTGTAGACTGGCATGACGAGCCAGCGGATGAGGAATTAGAGAGTTAtgctgagccaccaccagactcagtggaaagtactgcacaatggcctgatgagccctataacgagaagttggaaagagaatctgagccgccaccagactcagtagaaagtactgcacaatggcctgatgagccctataacgagaagttggaaagagaatctgagccgccaccagactcagtagaaagtactgcacaatggcctgatgagccctataacgagaagttggaaagagattctgagccgccaccagactcagtagaaagtactgcacaatggcctgatgagccctataacgaaaagttagaaagagattctgagccgccaccagattcagtagaaagtactgcacaatggcctgatgagccctataacgaaaagttggaaagagattctgagcagccaccagactcagtagaaagtactgcacaatggcctgatgagccctataacgaaaagttggaaagagattctgagccgccaccggactcagtagaaagtactgcacaatggcctgatgagccctataacgaaaagttggaaagagattctgagcagccaccagactcagtagaaagtactgcacaatggcctgatgagccctataacgagaagttggaaagagattctgagcagccaccagactcagtggaaagtactgcacaatggactgatgagccctataacgagaagttggaaagagattctgagcagccaccagactcagtggaaagtactgcacaatggcctgatgagccctataacgagaagttggaaagagattctgagcagccaccagactcagtagaaagtactgcacaatggcctgatgagccctgtaacgagaagatggaaagagattctgagccgccaccagactcagtagaaagtactgcacaatggcctgatgagccctataacgaaaagttggaaagagattctgagcagccaccagactcagtagaaagtactgcacaatggcctgatgagccctataacgagaagttggaaagagattctgagcagccaccagactcagtggaaagtactgcacaatggcctgatgagccctataacgaaaagttggaaagagattctgagcagccaccagactcagtagaaagtactgcacaatggcctgatgagccctgtaacgagaagatggaaagagattctgagccgccaccagactcagtagaaagtactgcacaatggcctgatgagccctataacgagaagttggaaagaaattctgagccgccaccagactcagtggaaagtactgcacaatggactgatgagccctataacgagaagttggaaagagaatctgagccgccaccagactcagtagaaattactgcacaatggcctgatgagccctataacgaga
The Schistocerca gregaria isolate iqSchGreg1 chromosome 1, iqSchGreg1.2, whole genome shotgun sequence genome window above contains:
- the LOC126296282 gene encoding uncharacterized protein LOC126296282, whose translation is MDARPPAPSVASLVDWHDEPADEELESYAEPPPDSVESTAQWPDEPYNEKLERESEPPPDSVESTAQWPDEPYNEKLERESEPPPDSVESTAQWPDEPYNEKLERDSEPPPDSVESTAQWPDEPYNEKLERDSEPPPDSVESTAQWPDEPYNEKLERDSEQPPDSVESTAQWPDEPYNEKLERDSEPPPDSVESTAQWPDEPYNEKLERDSEQPPDSVESTAQWPDEPYNEKLERDSEQPPDSVESTAQWTDEPYNEKLERDSEQPPDSVESTAQWPDEPYNEKLERDSEQPPDSVESTAQWPDEPCNEKMERDSEPPPDSVESTAQWPDEPYNEKLERDSEQPPDSVESTAQWPDEPYNEKLERDSEQPPDSVESTAQWPDEPYNEKLERDSEQPPDSVESTAQWPDEPCNEKMERDSEPPPDSVESTAQWPDEPYNEKLERNSEPPPDSVESTAQWTDEPYNEKLERESEPPPDSVEITAQWPDEPYNEKLERDFEPPPDSVESTAQWPDEPCNKKLERDSEQPPDSVESTAQWPDEAYNEKLERDSEQPPDSEESTAQWPDEPYNEKLERDSEPPPDSVESTAQWPDEPYNEKLERDSEPPPVSVESTAQWPDEPYNEKLERESEPPPDSVESTAQWPDEPYNEKLERDFEPPPDSVESTAQWPDEPYNEKLERDCEPPPDSVESTAQWPDEPYNEKLERDSEPPPVSVESTAQWPDEPYNEKLERESEPLPDSVESTAQWPDEPSNEKLDIHDEPPNKECLATTSIFAEYCRLRASLSVGLMKPTPLKTGPFPIKTAFIVTGPPKKRAFTERKVCPIKAAFIVTGPPKIRAFTPK